GCGGCGCCGAGCGCGCCCGGATCGGTTGCGATGCGTAGTCATGGCATTCACCCTCACGGAATCGTGACCGCGGACGAGATCGTCACCGGCGAATTCGACGGCGTGCAATCCAGCGCGGATACCGCGTACTCCCACTTCTGACCGCTGATCAGATCGAAATCCTGGAACGCGTAGGTCGAGTGGCCCGCCGGCACGCTGCCGATGGGCTGATCGAACGACGTCGTGCCCTGCAGCCGGCGATACACCGCGTACCGCTCGACATCCTTCTCGCCCGCGCCGTCATCGGTCGAACTCCCCCAACCGACCGTCACGTACGTCTGCGGAATCGTGGTACCGTTCGCGGCCGTGACGACCGCCGTCACCGTGGCCACCGCGAGCGGCGGATTACCGCACGTCGAGTGATGAATGAGTCCCGCGTTCTTCAGCTTGATCGTGAGATTCAACCGCCGCAGCACCGAGTCCTTCGGCGTGCGCGGATCGCGGAACACGCTCGTGAATTGCGCGCGTACCTGGCGAATGCTGTCCGTCAGCGCCGACTTGCCGGTGTCCGCCTGCGAGCCATGGATCGGCGCCGAATGAACGAGCGGCAGTGCCGCGGGCGAGATCTCCGTGAGATTGCCAAGCGTGTCGGACTTGAAGTAGTGGAAGATCGTGTCCGACGCGCCGTTGTAGATGATGCCGCGCGCGACGAGACGCGGCGTCGTCGCGTTCACGCGCCGCCAGAGCACGTACTCGTGCGAGTGCCCGCTCGTCGAATCCTGCACCAGGTAATACGAGATCGTCTCCGCATTGCTCGGCACGCCGGGACTCGACATGTACGTGCTGTCCGGATACTGCTTCGAGGTGCCGGGCAGCGTGATCTTGTTGTTGTTCCGCAACACGTCGATCGATGCCGAGTCGGCGTCGGGATTGATGTACACGGCGCCCAGATCGCCCGTGTCCGCCGCGACGAGATCCGCGTTGAACGTGATGCCGAGCGTGTTCGCCATGACGAGCAGCGGCTGCGCATCCACGACACCGACGCCCGCCACGCGCAGCTCGCGCTCGAGCATCGACATCGCGAAGCGCGAATTCTGCTGTGCGTCGAGGCGGCCGGTCTGCGCCGACACGAACGTGCCCTGCTTGCGGAACAGCTGCGTGCTCAGGCCGATGAGCGTGAGCATCAGCGTCATCGCGAGCATGATTTCGACGAGGGTAAAGCCGCGGCGTGCGCGAAGGGTGAGCGGCGCCGCGGGCGCCCGAGATGCCTTGGGTATCACGCGTGCCTCCGTCAGTATGGTGCGATGACCGTCGTCTTGCGCACGTTGCCGGTCAGCTGCGAGTTGGCGACTTGCACGGTGACGATCTTGTAGTCGATGGTATCGGAAGCGGCACCGCCGACGCGCGATACCCACGTCTGCCGCGAGAATCCGGGGTGTCCGCCGACAACCGCTTCGGTCGCGACGTACAAGCTTTCGATCGCGGTGTAGCGCGGTGCGCTCTTCACCGCCTCGAGTCGATCCGCGGCCAGCTGCGCCGCCTCGATGCGAATGCGCGACGACGACGTCGACTGCGACAACCGCACGGAAAACATGCCGAGCGCCATCAGCACGCCGCCGAGAATGGCGAGCGCCACGATGACCTCGACCAGCGACAGACCGGCGCGTGCACGCATGCGCGTAGGCATGCCGGACGAATTCGGACGAGTCGTCATTGGTTGGCCTGCGCCCAGGCGTTAGTGGAGGTGTTCAGTCGGTACCAGTCCACGCGCCCGGTGGATTGCGTGACGCGCACCGCGCGATACCACGGCGGTCCATGTCCCGCGACCTTGATGTAGATCTCGGCATCCGTGCTCGCCGAGCCGTCGCGGTGAAACGTGATCGTCGGCCAGTTGTTCAGCGACCTGATGTTCGAGCCGGACACCGGGTTCGTGATCTGGGATCCGGTAATGCCGCTCACCGACGGATCGGTGAACAACACACCGACGTCGAGCCCGCGAAGGCTCACCCGTTCAGTGTTCTCGAAGCTGCCGTCATTGTTGATGTCCCAGAACGTGCGGATCTTCTCGCCCGTCGTGTCGAAGCTCACGACCATATCATGCTGTCGCGTGATCGCCTGGCGCTCCGCATATTGCAGCGTAGTGCGCACGATGGTTGCGATGGCGTCCGCCTTGATCTTCGTCGTGTCGATCCGCGGGATCGCGATCGCGATCATCATTCCCGAGATCACGACCACCACCATGATCTCGGCGAGCGTAAAGCCCGTGCGACGCGCCACTATACCACCGCGTGGGATGTGTCTTGCGAAATGATTGCGACCCATGAAATCCTCTGGCCTGGCTGCTTACTTAAGGACGACAACATGGCCTCAGAGGCTATGCGGACGTGTGACACTGATCATCACAGGTTCGGCAGAAAGCGTCATATTCTGCGGTCTTGCGCCTTGCACGTGACAACCGAGCGCGAATAAAGTCCCTGTAAGGAGACGCTACACTTTCTCGCGGTCGTCGACCGAGGTTTCATGGGAGTCATTGCGACGCTCCTGCCTAACGCAACACAAGTCAAACGGCTCCGAACGGCCATCCGCGACCGTCACGAGGTCGTGGCATGCGATGATTGGGAAACTCTCATGCAAGCGTGCGAACGGCAGGCGGTTCGTCTGGCCGTCATCGACCTGTTCGCACACGGGCAGGCGAACTTCGAGCACATTCGCCAGCTCAAGCAGCGGCTGCCGCGGCTCACGCTCATCGCCTACGTCTCGTATTCCCCCGAGCGCGCCCACGACCTCTTCGACGCCGGCCGGCAGGGCATGAGCGGACTCGTCATCGTCGATCAGGACGACTCGCCGCGCGCACTCCTCGCACTCGTCGAACAGGCCGAATCGCGCAGCCTGAGCTCGGTGGTCGCGCAATCGCTCAGCGGCGTCGACTCCACGGTACGGGACGCCGCGCTGCTCTCGGTCACCCGCGCACACGAGCGCCTGGCGCCGGAAGAGTTGGCGCGCTTGCTCGCACTGCCCCGACGTACGGTCTCGCAGCGGCTTGCGTCGGCGGGCTTTCCGCCGCCGCAGCGCTTGCTGACGTGGGGACGCCTCATCGTGGCCGCGCATTTGCTCGAAGATCGCCATCGGAGCGCGGATCGGATCGCCGCGGCGCTGGACTTTCCTTCGGGAAGTGCGTTCCGCAACACGTGCCAGCGGTATTTGCACGCAGCCCCGCACGAGATTCGCGCGCGGGGCGGTGCGGCGTACGTGATTCGCGCCATGCTTCGTCAAACGAGTGTGAACCGCGAGCAAACTCCAACCACCCGGATCGGCAAGCGCAAGCTCGCGCTCGCGGTCTGATACCCTTCATCTACGAGCCGAGGTTTCTCACACATGAAGCGACGCCGCCTCATCCTGGCCTGCACGGCGATCACGCTCGCCGCATGCAGTAGTACGGACTCGACTGCTCCGCGCGCGATCACGACCGCCACCGCGTCGCACGCGTACGGCGGCGACTGGCATGACGGAACGCCGGTGCCCGGTTCAGTGGGCGAGGCGCAGAACAGTTCTTCATCGAATCAACAACCGCTGGCGTGTAACGTCGACGCGCCGCTTCAGGGCTCCGCCATCATCGGACCGAGCGGCGGCACGCTCAACGTCGGCCCGCATCGCCTCATCATTCCGCCCGGTGCGCTCGACAGCAACGTCACGGTGAGTGGCGTCGTGCCGGCGGGCAATACGTTACGCATCGACTTCTATCCGCAGGGCCTGCAGTTCCGGAAGCCCGCGGGGCTCGTGCTCGACGCGTCGAGCTGCGGAACGGTGCCGAACGTGATTTATCTCGACGAGGTGGATGGACTTCAGGAGCACATCCAGGCGACCTTTTCCACGTGGTGGCATACGATCGCCGCGCCGCTGGATCACTTCTCCGGATACCTTCTTGACGTCTGATCGGACCGCCTGAATGGGGAGTCGCGACGCGATCGTCGCAGGGGAGGCCTCGGAACTCGCCGGAGAGTTTCTCGAGGCCTCCGCTGCATATACGTCGGCGCTGGGCGACCACGATCCCTCCGTGGTCGCCGACGCACACTTTCATCTCGGCCGCGTCAACTGGCGCCAGGCCCATTTCGACGACGCGGCGCGCGAGTACGAGGCGGCGCGCGCCATCGCGCTACAGCATGGCCTCAAGGAACTGAGGGCGCGCGTCGAGAACGGATTGGGCGTCGTCCACCACGCGCGCGGCGAGTACACGCAAGCCAAGGCGTGCTACGCCATCGCGCTGGAGCTCGCCGGCGACGACGTGCAGCGCGGCCGCGTGTTGCTCAACCTCGGCGCCATCGAGAACATCGAGGGCAATCTCGACGCGGCGCGCAGCTACTACGCGCGCAGCCGAGCGATGTCTCAGCAGTCCGGCTACACCCGCGGCGAAGCGATGGCGCTTCACAACCTCGGCATGCTCAACGCCGACGAAGGCCGCTGGGACGATGCCGAGGACGCGTACAATCGCTGTCTTCAGCTGCTCGAGTCGTTCGGCGACCGCCAGTCGATCGGCCACGTCCTCATGAACCGCACGGAGCTGCACTGCGGACGCGAGCGCTACGAGGAAGCGATCGCGAGCGCCGACCTGGGACTGTCGATCTTCTCGGAGCTTGGAGACGAAGCGGGCCGCGGCGAAGCGCTACGATGGAAGGGGCGCGCACTCCGTCTCTCGGGCCGCTACGAAGAAGCGGAGCGCGCGCTGCACGAAGCGGTGCGCCTGGCCAAGCGCACGCAGGGCAAGCTGCTCGAGGCCGAATCGTCGCTCGATCTCGGGCTCGCGTGGGCCGATCGCGGCGACACGACCCAGTCGCGGCGCTGGCTCGAGCGGGCATTAGAGTTATTTGATGCCCTCGGCGCGTCACGCGACGCCGAGGCCGTTCGCGTGGCGCTCGGCGGGCTTCCGCGCTGAGCCCCGGCGTCTACCAGGACGCCAGGTTGTCGCTCCACGAGTTCGGGATCGTGATGTACTTTCGCAGCCGCGACGACGCCTTCGAGACGGAGCACGAGTCGTAGACGTACGTCTTCTGGCCGTTGGCGTCGGAGTCGTCCACCTTGCTGGGCGACGGCGTGCCGCCGAGCAGGAAGTTCAAGCCGCTGAGCGTCGCGCCGTACGTGGTGTTGTTGCCGTTCGACGTGAGCGTGCCGCCAACGAGCACGATGCCCGCCCACATGTTGCTGCCGCTGATCGCGAAGTCGCTGTCGGCGATGATGATGCCCCGCCCTTGGTTGGGCAGACTGTATCCGTTCGTGTGAATGCGAATGACCGGCCAGTAATTGGTGTCCGCCGCGAACGTCGCCGCGGAGGGGAACGCTTGTCCGGGAATCGTGATGTCCGCCGGCATCGAGTTCTGATTGATGATGCCGTCCCAGTCGATGGGCGTGTTCGTCTTGAGCTGCGTGAACGTCTGGCTGGTATCGACCGGCGGGCTTCCGTCGAAGACCGACGCGCCGCCGTTGACGATGAGATCGCCCTTGTCGACTTGCGCGCCGGCAACCGAAGGCGCCTGCCCGCAAAAGTCGGTGCCGTCGATCGTGCCCGTTCCATTCTTCACGAGACCCGACAGGCTGACCCACGCAGCCGTGACCTTCATCGTCGCCGTGGTCCACTTGGCGTAGACGCCAACCGTGTGCTCGGCGGACGTGCCGTTCCCCGCGCCGCCAATCTGCACCGACGTGTCCACGCCCTTGGAGCGAATGAAGAACAACGCCGGCGTCGTCGAATCGATCGCGGGGCGGACCTTCACGGCAACGACGTCGGCATACCCGCCCGGCAGCGTGACGCGCGTCCATTCGGAATCGACCGCGATCGGGTCGCCACAGTGCAGGCACCAACCGGTCGTGCCGCGCATGACCATGAACTGCTCGAGCCCTGTTTCCGCGAGATGATAAGCGCGATTGGTGCCGCGCTCGGCGCGATTGGTCAGATATTCCGCGGTCGTCGATGAGAACGACGCGGCGACGGCGGCCGTCAGCACCGCGATGATCAGGATGGACATCGGCAGCGCGAAGCCGTCCCGGTTCTTGAGTCGGGTCATAAGAAAACTCCTATTAGTACGCACGCACGTTCTTGAAGAACACCGACGTCACCATTTTGGACGGCGCATGCGAGGCGGCATTGTCGGAGGTCGCGCGGGGACTCAAGGAATTGAGCACGAGATCGACGCCGCGGATCTGATCGACCGACGGCACCGTCGTCCGCGACGTATCGTCGCCCGCGACGTAGTAGCGAAAGCGCGCGGTCGAATCGAACGGCGCGAGCAACTCCTCGTTGGTTCCACCCTGCACGTTGCGATACAGGCCGAGATATCCGGGAAACGCACCGGACGCCTTGAACGAATAGGTGATGCGCTGCCAGAGGAATACCGGCGCCGTCGCCGCCGCGCCGGTCGGTCCGGGAGCCTTCAGGTCGAGAATCGCGCCTGAGCGCCCATTGACCGACAACGTGCGAATCTGTGCCTGACCGCCGCCACTGCCCGTGCAGGTGTTCGGCGACACCGACGCCACCGGTTGATCCGAGCCCGTGGGATTCGCCGGCGTCACCGTCACGTAGCGACCGCTGGTCGGATCGCGAAACGCAAACCCCGCGTAGACCGACATGGCGTTCGTCGCCGAATCGTTCGGCAGCATGCTCACCGTCGTGACGGAGCCGTTGGTGCCGCATACGAGGCCGAAGCGATACGGCACGACCACGCGCATCAATCGCCCGTCGACCGTCGCCGAATCGACGCCGCCGGAATCCTGCACCATGCGGAGATCGGAGAGAATGAGATTCATCGAACTGCGCGCGATGGTGCGCGCGTTGCGCAGGTTCGTCTGCTTGTCGTAGAAGCGCGACTGGGCCGTCAGCAGCTTGGTGGCCGCCACGCCGATGATCCCGAGGATCGTCAGCGCGATCACGACTTCGATGAGCGTGAAGCCGCTGCGTGCGGGGGGGCGAGTGGTCGACGTGCGCGTCATCATCAACATCCCTTGCAGAGGACGCTCGACGTCGCGGGCGCGGTGCGATCGATGATGACCGAGTCCTTGGCGATCGCCGTGTTCGTCGGCGCGACGACGATTTTGATCGTGTAGCGCTGCGCGTTGACGTTCGTGATCGTGAGCTTCCGCGTGTACGAGAAGTCGCCGCTCGTGAACGACTTGTCGCTCGTCGGAAAGTTCGCGAGACTCGCGAACGGCATCGACCCGAACTTGTTGGCTTCCTGGAGAAGCGCGGCGGAGCGCTTGGCATAGGTGTCGTTGTCGCGGCCGCGGATCGCGACGATGGTCGCGAGCCGGGCAAGGGACACGAGCACGAGCGAGAGAATGGTCAGCGCGACCATGATCTCGATGAGCGAAAAGCCTTCCCTGGTCTGCTTCATTGCGACTGTACCAGTCCGGC
The Gemmatimonadaceae bacterium DNA segment above includes these coding regions:
- a CDS encoding prepilin-type N-terminal cleavage/methylation domain-containing protein, coding for MIPKASRAPAAPLTLRARRGFTLVEIMLAMTLMLTLIGLSTQLFRKQGTFVSAQTGRLDAQQNSRFAMSMLERELRVAGVGVVDAQPLLVMANTLGITFNADLVAADTGDLGAVYINPDADSASIDVLRNNNKITLPGTSKQYPDSTYMSSPGVPSNAETISYYLVQDSTSGHSHEYVLWRRVNATTPRLVARGIIYNGASDTIFHYFKSDTLGNLTEISPAALPLVHSAPIHGSQADTGKSALTDSIRQVRAQFTSVFRDPRTPKDSVLRRLNLTIKLKNAGLIHHSTCGNPPLAVATVTAVVTAANGTTIPQTYVTVGWGSSTDDGAGEKDVERYAVYRRLQGTTSFDQPIGSVPAGHSTYAFQDFDLISGQKWEYAVSALDCTPSNSPVTISSAVTIP
- a CDS encoding prepilin-type N-terminal cleavage/methylation domain-containing protein, whose protein sequence is MTTRPNSSGMPTRMRARAGLSLVEVIVALAILGGVLMALGMFSVRLSQSTSSSRIRIEAAQLAADRLEAVKSAPRYTAIESLYVATEAVVGGHPGFSRQTWVSRVGGAASDTIDYKIVTVQVANSQLTGNVRKTTVIAPY
- a CDS encoding GspH/FimT family pseudopilin, whose product is MARRTGFTLAEIMVVVVISGMMIAIAIPRIDTTKIKADAIATIVRTTLQYAERQAITRQHDMVVSFDTTGEKIRTFWDINNDGSFENTERVSLRGLDVGVLFTDPSVSGITGSQITNPVSGSNIRSLNNWPTITFHRDGSASTDAEIYIKVAGHGPPWYRAVRVTQSTGRVDWYRLNTSTNAWAQANQ
- a CDS encoding helix-turn-helix domain-containing protein, which produces MQACERQAVRLAVIDLFAHGQANFEHIRQLKQRLPRLTLIAYVSYSPERAHDLFDAGRQGMSGLVIVDQDDSPRALLALVEQAESRSLSSVVAQSLSGVDSTVRDAALLSVTRAHERLAPEELARLLALPRRTVSQRLASAGFPPPQRLLTWGRLIVAAHLLEDRHRSADRIAAALDFPSGSAFRNTCQRYLHAAPHEIRARGGAAYVIRAMLRQTSVNREQTPTTRIGKRKLALAV
- a CDS encoding tetratricopeptide repeat protein, whose product is MGSRDAIVAGEASELAGEFLEASAAYTSALGDHDPSVVADAHFHLGRVNWRQAHFDDAAREYEAARAIALQHGLKELRARVENGLGVVHHARGEYTQAKACYAIALELAGDDVQRGRVLLNLGAIENIEGNLDAARSYYARSRAMSQQSGYTRGEAMALHNLGMLNADEGRWDDAEDAYNRCLQLLESFGDRQSIGHVLMNRTELHCGRERYEEAIASADLGLSIFSELGDEAGRGEALRWKGRALRLSGRYEEAERALHEAVRLAKRTQGKLLEAESSLDLGLAWADRGDTTQSRRWLERALELFDALGASRDAEAVRVALGGLPR
- a CDS encoding pilus assembly PilX N-terminal domain-containing protein: MTRLKNRDGFALPMSILIIAVLTAAVAASFSSTTAEYLTNRAERGTNRAYHLAETGLEQFMVMRGTTGWCLHCGDPIAVDSEWTRVTLPGGYADVVAVKVRPAIDSTTPALFFIRSKGVDTSVQIGGAGNGTSAEHTVGVYAKWTTATMKVTAAWVSLSGLVKNGTGTIDGTDFCGQAPSVAGAQVDKGDLIVNGGASVFDGSPPVDTSQTFTQLKTNTPIDWDGIINQNSMPADITIPGQAFPSAATFAADTNYWPVIRIHTNGYSLPNQGRGIIIADSDFAISGSNMWAGIVLVGGTLTSNGNNTTYGATLSGLNFLLGGTPSPSKVDDSDANGQKTYVYDSCSVSKASSRLRKYITIPNSWSDNLASW
- a CDS encoding prepilin-type N-terminal cleavage/methylation domain-containing protein, with product MMTRTSTTRPPARSGFTLIEVVIALTILGIIGVAATKLLTAQSRFYDKQTNLRNARTIARSSMNLILSDLRMVQDSGGVDSATVDGRLMRVVVPYRFGLVCGTNGSVTTVSMLPNDSATNAMSVYAGFAFRDPTSGRYVTVTPANPTGSDQPVASVSPNTCTGSGGGQAQIRTLSVNGRSGAILDLKAPGPTGAAATAPVFLWQRITYSFKASGAFPGYLGLYRNVQGGTNEELLAPFDSTARFRYYVAGDDTSRTTVPSVDQIRGVDLVLNSLSPRATSDNAASHAPSKMVTSVFFKNVRAY
- a CDS encoding prepilin-type N-terminal cleavage/methylation domain-containing protein, with the translated sequence MKQTREGFSLIEIMVALTILSLVLVSLARLATIVAIRGRDNDTYAKRSAALLQEANKFGSMPFASLANFPTSDKSFTSGDFSYTRKLTITNVNAQRYTIKIVVAPTNTAIAKDSVIIDRTAPATSSVLCKGC